In the genome of Vibrio sp. NTOU-M3, one region contains:
- the pnp gene encoding polyribonucleotide nucleotidyltransferase, with protein sequence MFEKPVVKTFQYGNHTVTLETGVIARQATAAVMVTMDDTAVFVSVVGKKEAVEGQDFFPLTVNYQERTYAAGKIPGGFFKREGRPSEGETLTARLIDRPIRPLFPDAFKNEVQVIATVVSVNPDVQPDIVTMIGTSAALAISGIPFNGPIGAARVGHIDGQLVLNPSNTELETSKLDLVVAGTESAVLMVESEADNLTEEEMLSAVVYGHDQQQAVIKAINEFKAEVATPAWDWVAPEENTALNTKIAELAEAKLVEAYQITEKMARYDRIHEIAAEVNEVLLAEDPEANTKEIHTIFHDLEKTVVRRSIIAGNPRIDGREKDMVRALDVRTGVLPRTHGSSLFTRGETQALVTATLGTQRDAQIIDELTGERKDHFLLHYNFPPYCVGETGFVGSPKRREIGHGKLAKRGIAAVMPSVDEFPYTVRVVSEITESNGSSSMASVCGTSLALMDAGVPIKSSVAGIAMGLVKEGDDFVVLSDILGDEDHLGDMDFKVAGTNTGITALQMDIKIEGITKEIMQIALNQAQGARKHILSVMDEAISGAREDISEFAPRIHTMKISAEKIKDVIGKGGAVIRALTEETGTTIEIEDDGTIKIAATEGAAAKEAIRRIEEITAEVEVGRIYTGKVARLADFGAFVTVLPGKDGLVHISQIADKRVEKVSDYLTEGQEVQVKVLEIDRQGRVRLSMKEAVEKPAEPAQDDAAPAAE encoded by the coding sequence ATGTTCGAAAAACCAGTTGTTAAAACGTTCCAGTACGGTAACCACACAGTTACTCTAGAAACTGGCGTTATCGCACGTCAAGCTACGGCTGCAGTTATGGTTACTATGGACGATACAGCAGTATTCGTTTCTGTAGTTGGTAAAAAAGAAGCGGTTGAAGGTCAAGACTTCTTCCCTCTAACGGTTAACTACCAAGAGCGTACTTACGCTGCAGGTAAAATTCCTGGTGGCTTCTTCAAGCGTGAAGGTCGTCCTTCTGAAGGTGAAACACTGACTGCTCGTCTAATCGACCGTCCAATCCGTCCACTTTTCCCAGATGCATTCAAAAACGAAGTACAAGTTATCGCAACGGTAGTATCTGTGAACCCAGATGTTCAACCTGATATCGTAACGATGATTGGTACTTCAGCAGCGCTTGCTATCTCTGGTATTCCGTTCAACGGTCCTATCGGTGCTGCACGTGTTGGTCACATCGACGGTCAACTAGTACTTAACCCAAGCAACACAGAACTAGAAACGTCTAAGCTAGACCTAGTGGTTGCTGGTACTGAATCTGCAGTACTAATGGTTGAGTCAGAAGCTGATAACCTAACTGAAGAAGAGATGCTATCAGCAGTTGTTTACGGTCACGACCAACAACAAGCTGTTATCAAAGCAATCAACGAATTCAAAGCTGAAGTTGCTACTCCAGCTTGGGATTGGGTGGCTCCTGAAGAGAACACAGCACTTAACACTAAGATCGCTGAACTTGCAGAAGCTAAGCTTGTAGAAGCTTACCAAATCACTGAGAAGATGGCTCGTTACGACCGTATTCATGAGATCGCTGCGGAAGTTAACGAAGTGCTGCTTGCTGAAGATCCAGAAGCAAACACAAAAGAAATCCACACTATCTTCCACGATCTAGAGAAGACAGTTGTACGTCGCAGCATCATCGCGGGTAACCCACGTATCGACGGTCGTGAAAAAGACATGGTTCGTGCGCTTGACGTACGTACTGGTGTTCTTCCACGTACTCACGGTTCTTCACTATTTACTCGTGGTGAAACTCAGGCGCTAGTAACTGCGACTCTAGGTACGCAGCGTGACGCTCAAATCATCGACGAACTAACGGGTGAGCGTAAAGATCACTTCCTACTACACTACAACTTCCCTCCATACTGTGTAGGTGAAACTGGTTTTGTAGGTTCTCCTAAGCGTCGCGAAATCGGTCACGGTAAACTGGCTAAACGCGGTATCGCAGCAGTAATGCCTTCTGTTGATGAGTTCCCATACACAGTACGTGTTGTATCGGAAATCACTGAATCTAACGGTTCATCTTCAATGGCTTCTGTATGTGGTACTTCTCTTGCTCTTATGGATGCAGGCGTGCCAATCAAGTCTTCTGTTGCGGGTATCGCAATGGGTCTTGTTAAAGAAGGCGACGATTTCGTTGTTCTTTCTGACATCCTTGGTGACGAAGACCACCTAGGTGATATGGACTTTAAAGTAGCGGGTACTAACACGGGTATCACTGCACTTCAAATGGACATCAAGATCGAAGGTATCACTAAAGAGATCATGCAAATTGCGCTTAACCAAGCTCAAGGTGCACGTAAGCACATCCTATCTGTAATGGATGAAGCTATCTCTGGTGCTCGTGAAGACATCTCTGAATTCGCTCCTCGCATTCACACAATGAAGATCAGCGCAGAGAAGATCAAAGATGTTATCGGTAAAGGTGGTGCAGTTATCCGTGCTCTAACGGAAGAGACGGGTACAACTATCGAAATCGAAGACGACGGTACTATCAAGATTGCAGCAACTGAAGGCGCTGCAGCGAAAGAAGCTATCCGCCGCATCGAAGAGATCACTGCTGAAGTTGAAGTAGGTCGTATCTACACTGGTAAAGTTGCACGTCTAGCGGACTTTGGTGCATTCGTAACGGTTCTTCCTGGTAAAGATGGTCTAGTACATATCTCTCAAATTGCTGACAAGCGCGTTGAGAAAGTGTCAGATTACCTAACTGAAGGCCAAGAAGTTCAAGTTAAAGTTCTTGAGATCGACCGTCAAGGCCGTGTACGTCTGAGCATGAAAGAAGCAGTAGAAAAGCCTGCAGAACCAGCTCAAGATGATGCAGCACCTGCCGCAGAATAA
- the rpsO gene encoding 30S ribosomal protein S15, whose translation MSLNAETKAAIVAEYAQGEGDTGSPEVQVALLTASINHLQGHFKAHKGDHHSRRGLLRMVSRRRKLLDYLKGKNLSRYQDLIKRLGLRR comes from the coding sequence ATGTCTCTGAATGCAGAAACTAAAGCAGCAATCGTTGCAGAATACGCTCAAGGTGAAGGCGATACTGGTTCACCAGAAGTTCAAGTAGCTCTACTTACAGCTTCTATCAACCACCTACAAGGTCACTTTAAAGCACACAAAGGCGATCACCACAGCCGTCGTGGTCTGCTACGTATGGTTTCTCGCCGTCGTAAGCTTCTTGACTACTTGAAAGGTAAAAACCTTTCTCGTTACCAAGACCTAATCAAACGTCTAGGTCTACGTCGCTAA
- a CDS encoding TRIC cation channel family protein, translating to MDSMLLYIIDLFGTAVFAVSGVLLAGRLKMDPFGVAVLGSVTAIGGGTIRDMSLGATPVFWIKDTNYLWVILITCLLTMLIVRRPKRLAWWILPVCDAIGLAVFVGIGVEKAMRYQDSALVAIIMGVITGCGGGIIRDVLAREVPMVLRSEVYATACIIGGIFHTTALAMGYHSQNAFLAGILSTLLIRLGAIRWHLSLPTFALNK from the coding sequence ATGGATTCCATGCTGCTTTATATTATCGATTTATTCGGTACGGCCGTTTTTGCTGTCTCCGGCGTTTTACTCGCAGGTCGTTTAAAAATGGACCCATTCGGTGTCGCAGTATTGGGGAGCGTTACCGCAATAGGAGGCGGAACCATTCGTGATATGTCACTTGGTGCCACTCCTGTATTCTGGATTAAAGATACAAACTATCTCTGGGTCATTTTGATCACCTGCTTACTCACTATGTTAATTGTTCGACGCCCAAAACGACTTGCTTGGTGGATATTGCCCGTTTGCGATGCGATTGGATTAGCTGTTTTCGTCGGTATTGGGGTCGAGAAAGCAATGCGTTACCAAGATTCAGCCTTGGTTGCCATCATCATGGGTGTTATCACTGGATGTGGTGGCGGGATCATTCGTGATGTGCTCGCTCGCGAAGTGCCGATGGTATTGAGAAGTGAAGTCTACGCAACAGCATGTATTATTGGCGGTATTTTTCATACAACCGCACTTGCAATGGGCTACCACAGTCAAAATGCATTCTTAGCTGGCATTCTTTCGACATTGCTGATCCGTTTAGGGGCAATTCGCTGGCACTTATCATTACCGACATTTGCATTGAATAAATAG
- the mtnN gene encoding 5'-methylthioadenosine/S-adenosylhomocysteine nucleosidase, producing MKIGIIGAMEQEVSILKQAIENRKEVSKAGCTYFSGQINGVEIVLLQSGIGKVAAAVGTTILLDEYQPDVVINTGSAGGFDASLNVGDVVISTEVRHHDADVTEFGYEIGQMAQQPAAFVADEKLMDVAEKALAQMEDTHAVRGLICTGDAFIASAERQAFIRKNFPSVVAVEMEASAIAQTCHQFKVPFVVVRAISDVADKEAGMSFDEFLPLAAKSSSEMVIKMVELLK from the coding sequence ATGAAAATCGGCATCATTGGTGCAATGGAGCAAGAAGTTTCCATTCTTAAACAAGCAATTGAAAACCGTAAAGAAGTTAGCAAAGCGGGTTGTACTTACTTCTCAGGTCAGATCAACGGTGTTGAGATTGTGTTACTTCAATCAGGTATTGGTAAAGTCGCAGCCGCAGTAGGTACAACCATTTTGTTGGATGAGTACCAACCTGACGTCGTGATCAACACCGGTTCAGCAGGCGGCTTTGATGCTAGCCTAAACGTGGGTGATGTTGTCATCTCAACCGAAGTTCGCCACCACGATGCTGATGTCACTGAATTTGGCTATGAAATTGGTCAAATGGCGCAGCAACCAGCCGCATTCGTCGCAGATGAAAAGCTGATGGATGTTGCAGAAAAAGCACTGGCACAAATGGAAGATACGCACGCAGTACGTGGCCTAATTTGTACGGGTGATGCATTCATTGCGAGCGCAGAACGCCAAGCGTTCATTCGTAAAAACTTCCCTTCTGTCGTTGCAGTCGAGATGGAAGCATCAGCGATTGCTCAGACTTGTCACCAATTCAAAGTCCCATTTGTTGTGGTACGTGCTATCTCTGACGTAGCTGATAAAGAAGCCGGTATGAGCTTCGATGAATTCTTACCATTAGCCGCGAAGAGTTCATCTGAGATGGTCATTAAAATGGTTGAACTGCTTAAGTAA
- the btuF gene encoding vitamin B12 ABC transporter substrate-binding protein BtuF, which translates to MFRIIPLCCLLLATSVFAKPAQRVISLAPHATELAYAAGLGDKLIAVSEHSDYPEQAKHLEKVANYQGIKIERIIALQPDLVIAWPAGNPEKELSKLKQFGLNIYYSQTGSLEGIARSIEQLGQYAEQPEIAQQKAFEFRQQLNQMSQQYRTTKPVRYFYQLSESPIITLAQGKWPSEVFSFCGGVNVFESSAIPYPQVGQEQVLLANPEVIFTSEHAIRNGNMWQKWDKQLDAIKNQHIWSLNSDWLNRPTPRTLKAIKEVCEHFESIRQKR; encoded by the coding sequence ATGTTTCGCATTATCCCTCTGTGTTGCCTACTGTTGGCGACTTCCGTTTTTGCCAAACCCGCCCAACGAGTAATAAGCCTTGCACCCCACGCGACTGAGCTCGCATATGCGGCAGGATTAGGCGATAAATTAATCGCCGTCAGTGAGCACAGTGATTACCCCGAGCAAGCAAAACACCTTGAAAAAGTGGCTAACTATCAAGGTATAAAAATTGAGCGAATTATTGCGCTGCAACCAGATCTAGTCATAGCTTGGCCTGCGGGGAATCCAGAAAAAGAACTCTCGAAACTAAAACAATTCGGACTCAACATCTATTACTCGCAGACAGGCTCGCTAGAAGGCATCGCTCGCAGCATTGAGCAACTTGGCCAATACGCTGAACAGCCAGAAATTGCCCAACAAAAAGCCTTTGAGTTTCGCCAGCAACTTAATCAGATGTCCCAACAATACAGGACCACAAAGCCAGTTCGCTATTTCTATCAATTGAGTGAAAGTCCCATCATTACTCTAGCTCAAGGCAAATGGCCGAGTGAGGTGTTTTCATTTTGTGGCGGCGTGAACGTCTTTGAATCTAGCGCAATTCCCTACCCACAAGTTGGACAAGAGCAAGTCTTATTAGCAAACCCCGAGGTCATTTTCACTTCTGAGCACGCAATCAGAAATGGCAATATGTGGCAAAAATGGGATAAACAACTCGATGCAATAAAAAATCAGCATATTTGGAGTCTCAATTCTGACTGGCTAAACCGCCCAACACCTCGAACATTAAAGGCCATCAAAGAGGTTTGTGAACATTTTGAAAGCATTCGCCAAAAACGGTAA
- the nlpI gene encoding lipoprotein NlpI: MKWFQTATLTLSLLITAGCASTFDKEEQWLYPPMAVPLQASVQQEVQIARLSQLLRRADLPNDIRAKMLYERGNYYDSVGLRDLARLDYNQSLSLNPAQPDLFNLLGVYFTQVGEFDAAYEAFDSTLELDPSNSYAARNRAIALYYGDRIELALEDIQRHYDEDPSDPFRALWMYIIRSEQDVEVAHHELLTSYQARDEQWGWVLVALTLGEVSEDKAFKAILQGTRDNTLLAQRLTEAYFYLAKRYQKQGDYAGAVSLYKLAISFNVFDYVEHRYSFLELSRIYNQVKAERLAKAKQKEEQPN, from the coding sequence GTGAAATGGTTTCAAACCGCTACGTTGACACTTTCTCTACTCATCACTGCAGGCTGTGCATCCACTTTCGATAAAGAAGAACAATGGCTGTATCCTCCAATGGCAGTGCCTTTACAGGCAAGTGTGCAACAAGAAGTGCAGATTGCGCGTTTAAGTCAGCTATTGCGTCGTGCTGATCTTCCGAATGATATTCGTGCGAAGATGCTTTATGAGCGTGGTAATTATTACGACAGCGTAGGTTTACGTGATTTAGCGAGACTGGATTACAATCAGTCACTGTCGCTCAACCCAGCACAACCTGATCTGTTTAACTTGCTTGGTGTTTACTTCACCCAAGTCGGGGAATTTGATGCTGCTTATGAGGCGTTTGATTCGACATTAGAGTTGGACCCTAGTAACTCTTACGCAGCACGAAATCGAGCCATTGCACTGTATTATGGTGACCGTATTGAATTGGCGCTGGAAGATATCCAACGTCATTATGATGAAGACCCAAGTGATCCGTTTCGGGCACTTTGGATGTACATCATCAGATCGGAACAAGATGTAGAAGTTGCACACCATGAGCTCTTGACCAGTTATCAAGCACGTGACGAACAATGGGGTTGGGTTCTTGTGGCTTTAACGTTAGGTGAAGTGAGCGAAGACAAAGCTTTTAAAGCCATTTTGCAAGGTACTCGAGACAATACCTTGTTAGCGCAACGCCTGACAGAAGCTTACTTTTATTTGGCTAAACGTTATCAAAAACAGGGCGACTATGCAGGTGCTGTTTCGTTATACAAATTAGCCATTTCGTTTAACGTTTTTGATTATGTAGAACATCGTTATTCGTTTTTAGAATTGAGCCGCATTTACAATCAAGTTAAGGCTGAGCGATTAGCAAAAGCTAAGCAAAAAGAAGAACAGCCCAACTAA
- a CDS encoding cobalamin biosynthesis family protein gives MEELFNQLYANGALLVLWGALFIHLILPFPREAHPAILWHKFAEQLANKVNTNHHYSQSMISGTLAWLLMIIPMWIVLIALKPLVWEPHLFELALLLLAIDWRNTDKFTNQFIQALAKEDKQHAKQLITPLINRSTQPLSLLGLGKAGAETLIMSYGRNVICVLFWYGIAGGIGAFLYRMNVELARAWSPSRKAFLPFGLPVVRAVAILDLIPLRLFALMIAIGQRTKEVFQLLKQQAATWPLPGPSWLLISVGAKLELSLGGPAMYDGYKAVRAKLGGRIAPAALHIAQVQKLLAWRMFAWIVLQSLIMGFIYQGI, from the coding sequence ATGGAAGAACTATTCAATCAACTCTACGCCAATGGCGCGCTCCTCGTCTTATGGGGCGCGCTGTTCATTCATTTAATTCTCCCTTTCCCACGGGAAGCGCACCCAGCCATCCTATGGCATAAGTTTGCAGAGCAGTTAGCAAACAAAGTTAATACCAATCATCATTACTCACAGAGTATGATTTCCGGCACTTTAGCTTGGTTATTAATGATCATCCCGATGTGGATAGTACTCATTGCTCTCAAGCCCTTAGTTTGGGAACCGCATTTATTTGAATTAGCGTTATTGCTTTTGGCTATCGATTGGCGCAATACCGACAAATTCACCAACCAGTTTATTCAAGCGCTTGCAAAAGAAGATAAGCAACATGCGAAGCAGCTTATCACGCCACTGATAAACCGCTCGACACAGCCACTGTCTCTGCTTGGTTTGGGCAAAGCTGGTGCTGAAACACTGATTATGTCTTATGGCCGCAATGTAATATGCGTATTGTTTTGGTATGGCATTGCCGGTGGAATTGGGGCGTTTCTCTACCGCATGAATGTTGAGTTGGCTCGTGCTTGGTCTCCATCACGAAAAGCATTCCTTCCATTCGGCCTTCCTGTCGTAAGAGCTGTTGCCATACTGGATTTAATTCCACTTCGATTATTTGCTCTGATGATCGCAATTGGCCAACGTACCAAAGAAGTATTTCAGCTCTTAAAACAGCAAGCCGCTACATGGCCTCTGCCGGGCCCTTCATGGTTATTGATTTCCGTGGGAGCCAAACTCGAATTGTCCCTTGGCGGTCCGGCAATGTACGATGGGTATAAAGCCGTACGAGCCAAACTTGGGGGGAGGATTGCGCCTGCTGCGCTGCATATTGCGCAGGTTCAAAAGCTATTAGCGTGGCGCATGTTTGCATGGATAGTTCTTCAAAGCTTAATCATGGGCTTTATTTATCAAGGAATTTAG
- the thrC gene encoding threonine synthase — protein sequence MKLYNIKENDEQVSFGQAVRQGLGRNQGLFFPSELPKFEDVDALLAEDFVSRSTKILSALIGDELAEEQVNAMVDAAFQFPAPINQVKGGVYALELFHGPTLAFKDFGGRFMAQSLAAVSNGGKITILTATSGDTGAAVAHAFYGMEDINVVILYPKGKISPLQEKLFCTLGKNIHTVAIDGDFDACQALVKQAFDDAALREEIGLNSANSINISRLMAQICYYFEAAAQMSKQERENLVVSVPSGNFGNLTAGLLAKSLGLPIKRFIAATNANDTVPRYLETGKWEPKPTVATTSNAMDVSQPNNWPRIEELCRVKEWGLETLGKGAVSDEQSAQSVKDLYSLGYLCEPHGAIAYRVLEEQLQEGETGLFLCTAHPAKFKEVVDEILESDIELPAPLAKHAAMELLSEDLANDFDLLKEVLRRVQK from the coding sequence ATGAAGCTTTACAATATAAAAGAAAATGATGAACAAGTTTCCTTTGGCCAAGCTGTACGCCAAGGGCTAGGCCGTAATCAAGGTCTATTTTTCCCATCGGAATTACCAAAATTTGAAGACGTTGATGCGCTACTGGCAGAAGATTTTGTCTCTCGTAGCACCAAGATCCTATCAGCACTGATTGGTGATGAACTGGCAGAAGAGCAAGTTAACGCCATGGTTGATGCTGCATTCCAATTCCCAGCACCAATCAACCAAGTCAAAGGTGGCGTTTACGCACTAGAGCTTTTCCATGGTCCAACCCTTGCGTTTAAAGACTTTGGCGGCCGCTTCATGGCGCAATCTCTTGCTGCTGTTTCTAACGGTGGCAAGATCACCATTCTGACTGCGACTTCTGGCGATACTGGCGCAGCCGTTGCGCACGCTTTCTACGGTATGGAAGACATTAATGTGGTGATCCTTTACCCGAAAGGTAAGATCAGCCCACTGCAAGAAAAGCTATTCTGTACGCTTGGTAAGAACATTCACACCGTAGCGATCGATGGCGACTTCGATGCTTGTCAGGCACTTGTTAAGCAAGCCTTTGATGATGCTGCACTGCGCGAAGAGATCGGTCTTAACTCTGCAAACTCAATTAACATTAGCCGTTTGATGGCGCAAATCTGTTACTACTTTGAAGCTGCTGCGCAAATGAGCAAGCAAGAGCGTGAAAACCTAGTGGTGTCAGTACCAAGCGGTAACTTTGGTAACCTAACTGCAGGTCTGTTGGCAAAATCGCTCGGTCTACCTATCAAGCGCTTCATTGCTGCGACTAACGCTAATGATACTGTGCCACGCTACCTCGAAACAGGTAAGTGGGAGCCAAAACCAACGGTTGCAACAACATCGAATGCAATGGATGTGAGCCAGCCAAATAACTGGCCTCGTATTGAAGAGCTATGCCGTGTCAAAGAGTGGGGCTTAGAGACGCTAGGTAAAGGTGCGGTTTCTGATGAGCAAAGTGCACAATCAGTGAAAGACCTATACTCACTCGGCTACCTATGCGAGCCGCACGGTGCCATTGCTTACCGTGTACTGGAAGAGCAGCTCCAAGAAGGCGAAACTGGTCTGTTCCTATGTACTGCGCACCCAGCGAAGTTTAAAGAAGTGGTGGATGAAATCTTGGAATCAGACATCGAGCTTCCTGCACCGTTAGCGAAACATGCTGCGATGGAATTGCTGTCTGAAGATCTCGCTAATGATTTCGACTTACTAAAAGAAGTGCTTCGTCGAGTACAGAAATAA
- a CDS encoding MarR family winged helix-turn-helix transcriptional regulator → MALEKSLIDLERFCAKAWRVYAKEDPLSSLSFNEFDYLRVIQQFPEGVRITDLAEELQVTKPSASNMVVRLEKKGLVKRIACSEDARSKRVLLTKEVIKEMSLEQVVYKDISHQLMHKLDQQEAQQLKALLDKALGN, encoded by the coding sequence ATGGCATTGGAAAAAAGCTTAATTGATTTGGAACGCTTCTGTGCCAAGGCATGGCGTGTTTATGCAAAGGAAGACCCGCTTTCAAGTTTGAGCTTTAATGAGTTTGACTACTTACGAGTGATCCAGCAATTCCCTGAAGGCGTTCGAATTACCGATTTGGCTGAGGAGCTTCAAGTGACGAAGCCTTCGGCTTCAAATATGGTGGTTCGTTTAGAGAAAAAAGGCTTGGTGAAGCGCATTGCTTGTAGTGAAGATGCTCGTTCAAAGCGTGTACTACTGACTAAAGAAGTCATAAAAGAAATGTCGCTGGAACAAGTGGTCTACAAAGACATTTCTCACCAGCTAATGCATAAACTTGATCAACAAGAAGCCCAACAGTTGAAAGCGCTACTGGATAAAGCGCTCGGAAACTAA
- a CDS encoding MATE family efflux transporter: protein MQNSIYKQFWKYTIPTVAAMLVNGLYQVVDGIFIGRYVGADGLAGINVAWPIIGSILGIGMMVGVGTGALASIKQGEQDTEGAKRILSTGLLLLVALMPLVATTLFFFADDFIRWQGAEGRVYELGLQYLHILIVACVFSLGSIAVPFLLRNDDSPNLATLLMVVGAVINIVLDYLFIAWLDWELTGAAIATALAQMVVTVLGVSYFFSAKAKMRLSRYDLKMQFNVVPKIMMIGTSSFFMYAYGSMMVALHNSLFAQYGSVLLIGAYAILGYIVTVYYLIAEGIANGMQPLVSYNHGARNRENIRKLLNIAMGTAVLGGVAFVLLMNAFPYQFVSVFNHSDQQLIESTVVGIRLHMFALFLDGFLVVAAAYYQSVNKGSKAMFVTIGNMVIQLPFLFILPRLWGITGIWIAFPLSNIALSLVVMSMLWRDIKKLHDESPAEPSIQAS, encoded by the coding sequence ATGCAAAACTCTATTTACAAACAGTTTTGGAAATACACAATTCCGACCGTTGCAGCCATGCTGGTGAACGGCTTATACCAAGTCGTAGATGGCATTTTTATTGGTCGTTATGTTGGTGCTGATGGATTAGCGGGGATCAACGTGGCGTGGCCGATCATCGGCTCAATTCTCGGCATCGGTATGATGGTGGGTGTCGGTACTGGTGCCTTGGCGTCGATAAAGCAGGGGGAACAAGATACCGAAGGGGCGAAACGCATCCTCTCGACGGGACTACTTTTGTTAGTCGCCTTGATGCCATTAGTCGCGACGACCTTGTTTTTCTTTGCGGATGACTTTATCCGTTGGCAGGGCGCAGAAGGTCGTGTGTATGAGTTAGGTTTGCAGTATCTGCATATTCTTATTGTGGCATGTGTATTCTCATTAGGTTCGATTGCTGTCCCTTTTTTGTTACGCAATGATGACAGTCCGAACTTGGCAACCTTGCTGATGGTCGTTGGTGCGGTGATTAACATCGTGTTGGATTACCTCTTTATTGCTTGGCTTGATTGGGAACTTACTGGAGCGGCGATCGCAACGGCATTAGCACAGATGGTGGTGACTGTCCTTGGTGTGAGCTATTTCTTTAGCGCTAAAGCCAAGATGCGCTTATCAAGATATGATTTAAAGATGCAGTTCAATGTTGTGCCTAAAATTATGATGATTGGTACATCGAGCTTCTTTATGTATGCCTATGGCTCAATGATGGTCGCACTACACAACAGCTTATTTGCGCAATATGGCAGTGTATTGCTAATTGGTGCCTATGCCATTTTGGGCTACATCGTTACAGTTTATTACCTTATCGCAGAAGGCATTGCGAATGGCATGCAGCCTTTGGTGAGCTATAACCATGGTGCTCGTAACCGAGAAAATATTCGTAAACTACTGAATATTGCAATGGGGACCGCGGTATTAGGTGGGGTTGCGTTTGTACTTTTGATGAACGCTTTTCCGTATCAGTTTGTATCAGTATTCAACCATTCAGATCAGCAGCTGATTGAAAGTACTGTCGTGGGGATTCGCCTGCACATGTTTGCTTTATTCCTCGATGGATTTCTGGTTGTTGCGGCGGCGTATTACCAATCGGTAAACAAGGGCAGTAAAGCAATGTTTGTGACGATTGGGAATATGGTCATTCAGCTACCATTCTTATTTATTCTGCCGAGGCTATGGGGTATTACGGGGATTTGGATTGCGTTCCCGCTATCAAATATTGCGTTGAGCTTGGTCGTAATGAGTATGCTGTGGCGTGATATTAAGAAGTTACACGATGAAAGCCCTGCTGAGCCAAGCATTCAAGCGTCTTAA